The genomic interval ATGAAATGGAAATAATCGATAGTCTACAATATTTTTCCCCTCCTTTTTGTAAGGAGGGGCGCAGGGGTGGTTCACAAAAGTGGTCATTGCGAGCGGAGCGAAGCAATCTCTCCCGTGGGTGAATCAGGGGAGAGATCGCCACGGCCTCCTTCGGAGTCCTCGCGATGACATCGAACCTGGGTTCCCTCTTGCCGAGAATTTAAACCGCGCTGACCGAAAACGCGGGGAATCTTTCCCCGTTACAATATTATTCCAGAAATTCTTTGACGATGTAGACAGGTTTTTTAAGGAGGTGGCGGAAGAGGCCGGAGGCGCGTTCGTTTATCAGCGCGAGAACGGCGGAGACAAGCCCACCCATGAAGAACATGTATGGATAGATTATGTATTCGAGGAGCGTCACTTCACCCGACTTCAGAGCGGGGTAGCCGACAATAAAAGCGGTGAAACAGAGGAGGACGGAGAGCGCAGCCGTCGCCATAAGGATGGTTGTCGCTATCGGTTTCGATGCTGACGTTATCAGAAGGTCGAGGCTAAGCTGTAAAAGGCGCATGAAGTTGTAGCGCGATTTCCCTTCGCTCCTTTTTCGTTCCTGTATCTTCACCTCCGTAACTGGAACCCCCTTCGAGGCGATGTAGGTAGTAATATGTTTCAGGAAGTCGAGATTGTCCGAAAGCTCGTCTATGAACTCCCGCCTGAATACGTTAAGCGCGCATCCGTAGTCGTGAAGGGGATGTTTAAGGAACCTGTTCCGCATGAAGTTGAACATCTTCGACGGGATCCTTCGCATGAAGAAGGAGTTCTCCCTGTTCACCCTCCATCCGAAAGCGGCGGCGAACCCGTTATTCTCTATTTCGTTTATGAAGCGGGGTAGCTCTGCGGGATCGTTCTGCAGGTCGGAATCTATCATGGCGACAAGGTCACCCTTCGCCACCTGGAACCCGGCGGCGAAGGCCGCGTGCTGTCCGTAATTGCCGTTGAACCTTATTATCTTTATTCTCCTGTTGCTCTCCCGTTTCTCTTTCAGGATTTCGTAGCTCTTGTCTACACAGCCGTCGTCGATGAATATCAGCTCGTAATCGTATGGGGCAAGGTGCCGCGCCAGCTCTTCCAGCAGTAAAGGTATGTTCTTCTCCTCATTATATACGGGGATGACCACGCTCAGGTAGGGGCGGTTTGCCATTATGTGAACCTCCTGTTCGTCTGGTTCGCGAAGAGGTGCGCGTCCTCGCTCGGCTTTCTGATGAGTGAAAGGATCCCGCCATCCGCGAGAACTTCCGCGGGGAGCGGGTGGCTGAGGAAAAAGTTCATCGATGCGGAATAGCCGTACGCCCCTGAATTGAAAATCCCAAGAATATCCCCTTCCCTTACCTCAGGGAGCGAGACCGGAAGCTCCGACTGGTCGAGGGTTGTGCAGAGCGGGCCACCGAGGATATATTTTTTCATCTTCCCTTTCGGTTTTCTGTTCAGCAATCTTACCGGGAACTCCCTGCTTACGCGGAAAGGGAAGAGTGCGTGATGTATACCGCCGTCGGTGAGTGCGAAGCTCTTTCCCCTTATATTTTTCACCGCAACTACCTTCATCACATACAACCCTGCCGGCCCGCAAAGATACCGGCCAGGCTCCAGAAAATATTTTACCCTTTTTAACTCACTGTACTTATCGTTCTCTTCGGCCATCTTCTTTAGGCCGCGTTTCAGGCGGGCGAGGTCGAACTCCTTCTCCCCTTCCCTGTACGGGATCCCCAATCCTCCGCCGAAATTGATATAGCGCGGTGCGAACCTGCTTTTCATGGATGCCTTTGCCAGCCAATCCCTGAAAAGGGACGCCCCTTTCAGCCATGCGTCTGCGGAGAGTATCTGCGTCCCCATGTAAACATGGAAGCCTACGAGATCGAGATTCTCAAAACTCCCCTTTTCCATGAGAATCTTCAGCGCGTCATCCTGCGAAAAGCCGAATTTCTCGCTCCCCCCTGTCATGACAACTCCGCTCTTCCCGTTTTTGACGGAAAAATCGGGATTGACCCTTATGGCAACTTTCTGTCTTCTGCCGGAAGAGTTGAGGCGCAAAAGCTCCTCTTTCGATTCCGCGTGTATGACATTGAATGATTTTTTTTCAAAAAGGGAGAATTCCTTATCGGTCTTTACCGGCCCGGAGAAAGAAATTTCGCCAGGCTTAAAACCCCCCTTGAGAGCCCCCTTCGCCTCGCCAGCAGAGGCGACCTCCGCGTACGCGCCCAGCTCCCGGTAAAGCCTGATAACCGAAATGTTCGGATTCGCCTTGACGGCGAAACAGATCTTCCACCCTTTCGGCAAGGCTGAAGCAAGCGCCTTATACCTTGATCTGATTATTCCGGCATCGTAAAGATAGAACGGTGTTCCCGTCTTTGAAACGGCATCAAGGATATCGTGGTCGGAGAAACTGCTGATAGGGTTCAAGCGCTATTTGGCGAGCCTGTCCACATGATGAACCAGCTTTGCCAGGTCTGGTTTGCTGAGGAAATGATCCACGCCGATAGATTTCCATTTCTTCTTGTTTTCATCCGTAACAAGAGAGGAATAGACCACTACAGGAACATCCTTGAGAACATCGTGCTTTTTTAAATTCGTAACAAGATGAAGGCCGTCCATCGCAGGCATTTCAATGTCTGTGATTATCAGGTTGAGGTAACTTTTGATCTGCCTGCTGCTTTTCCGGGCTTCCTCCGCGGCGGTCGTCAGCTTTGTAAGCGCCTCCCTGCCGTTTGAGGCGGTGAAGACCCTGTATCCGGCAGTTTTGAGCATCTCGCTCATCTGTTTCCTCACAAAGGCCGAATCCTCCGCGATGAAAATCGTTTTCCCCGCTCTCTTGCCAGAACTTCTAATATCGATCTTGCTGACGCGCCCCATATCTGGATTAATCTCGGAGACTATCCTCTCGAAATCAAGCATCATCAATATCTTTTCGTCAAACTTAACCATCCCGGTGATGCACTCTTTTTCGGCCTGGTTCATTATCCCCGCCGGGGTTTCAACCGACGTCCATGATACTCTATGTATGCGCGCCACCTCATGCACCATAAACCCGGTAAGTATCCGGTTGAACTCAGTAATTATCACCCTTTTGCAGGTCGATCCGTCATCTTCCTTATCGAGCCATTGGGGGAGATTTACTATCGGGATGATCTTTCCACGAAGGTTTATAACCCCAATGATCGATGGATGCGCTTTTGGAACATCGGAAAATTTGGGGGGAGTTTTGATGATCTCCTTTACCTTCGCTACATTTACCCCGTAATAGCTCGGTACGATATTCCCATGTTCATCGTTGTAATTTATCTGGAATTCGACTATCTCAAGTTCGTTCGTGCCGCTTTCCAGCAATATACCTGTTTTGGACATCATACTCTCTTCCCTTCACTCCTCTAGAATTGAGTATATATCATAGTGTTCTGGCGGACAAATGCTTAATATTTTTGACTATACCGCCCGAAAACGGAGAAATACGGACGCAGGAAAGACGGCTAAAACAGTACCGGAATCGGTTTCAAACCCGATTTGAAGATAACCAGTCAGTTCACATTTTTCACATGATCATTCAATTGGCTTTTCAACTCATGAATCGAGATCGTTAGTGAAAGTATCTTCGCCATTTGAGTCAAAAAATCTACCGGCGTACCGCTACGATACCTTGAAGGGGTATTGCACCCCAGATTCAATGTCCCGATATTGTCCCCAAGATGGAATAGCGGCACGATGGCCTCCGATTTTACACGTCTGAACAGTCTGAAACCAAAGTGATCCACCGAACCATGCTCCAGGTCTCCGCGAAGGATCGGCAGGCCGGATGCTCCCCTCATCTCTGCCAGCTTTTCTCTATCCATGTAGAACAGCCTTTCAAAAAGCGCGTCGTTCAACTCTCCATTTTCCACTTTCTGTTTGCCAAGATACTTTTCGAACCTTCTGTCCAGGCAGAAAGTAACGGCGCTGATGGCAAACTCCTTCCTGATCATTTCTGAAGTTTCCAATACCAGCGACCGTAAATCGGCGCATTTCAAAATTCTGTCCCCAACATCGTTGAACTTCTGGAGAATTTCATAGTTTTTCTGGTTCGACTGTACAACGAACGTCAGTTTTTCCCTAAGGACGAAATTGTCTTTCCTCAAATCCCTGTTAACGATTTTCCTGGCAAGCTCCACGTTTCTTTTATTCACGGGCAACTCCTTTTATTAATCGGCCTGTCTTCTCATGAAAGTCGGTATCTCCACGGGATCCGTGAACTCATCGAAGTCCATGCTGATCGCGTGCTTTTCCTGTTTTACTCTCGGCAGGCTCATCAGGTTCTGTTTGGTTTTCACTGCCTCCTCCTTGGCCACTCTTGCTTCTTCGGCCTTTTTGGCTTCCAGCATTTCCTCTCTGCGCGCCGCTTCAGGATCGAAACCGGTTGCGATGACCGTAACCATTATCTCTTCCTTGAAAGTCGGATCTATGACAGAGCCGAAAATGATATTGGCGTCTTCATGGGCATTCCTCTGTATCTCCATTGCCGCTTCGTTTACCTCGTAGAGGGTCATGTCCGGCCCACCGGTGATATTTATAAGAATTCCTTTTGCACCCTTTATTGAAGCTTCCTCAAGCAACGGTGAATGAATAGCCTTTTGAGCCGCTTCAATAGCCTTGTTGTCGCCAACCGCTATACCGCTCCCCATCAGCGCCTGACCCATTTCGGACATTATTGTCTGCACGTCCGCGAAGTCGAGGTTCACGTGTCCATGCACCGTTATGAGATTTGATATACCCTTCACAGCGTTTACGAGCACCGAATCAGCGGTCGTAAAGGCATCTAGCAGGGAGGTTTTCTTGTCGACTATTCCGAGGAGTCTTTGGTTCGGGATGGTTATAAGGGTATCGGTACACTTTTCAAGTTCCTTCAGCCCCATATCCGCCTGTAGCGACCTCTTTTTACCTTCGAAACTGAAAGGCTTCGTTACCACGCCAACAGTCAGCGCGCCTTTGTCCTTTGCTATCGAAGCGACTATAGGAGCGGCGCCGGTCCCTGTACCGCCACCCATACCTGCCGTGACAAACACCATATCGGCGCCGTCCAGAATGGCGCTGATTGCTTCAATATCCTCAAGCGCCGCCTTTTTTCCTACTTCAGGATTTCCGCCAGCGCCAAGACCTCTTGTGAGATTCTTGCCTATCTGGATCTTTACCGGAACATTGGAGCGGTATAGCGCCTGTGAATCCGTATTGCAGATCACAAATTCCACCCCTTCAATTGAGTTGCTCATCATCGCAAGAACGGCGTTCCCGCCACCTCCGCCACATCCGACCACCATAATCTTTGCCGAACGATTCGCGTCGCTGGCAAAATTAAAGAGCGGTTGCTCTACCTTTAAAGTATCCTTATCTTTTCCCATGACATACTCCCTTCTAAACCAAATATCTTTTGACTGCCCTGCCTGTTAAAAGAAATCTTCAATCCATCCTTTCATCCGATCCGTTATATTGTTGAAAAGGTTTCTACCCTTTAACGGTGCTTTCACCCCTTTTTTCCTATCCCTGTAGCCAAAGAGAAGAAGGCCCACTGCTGTGGCGAACTGCGGATGATTAACCACATCCGTAAGACCGCCAAGATTTGACGGTACGCCGCGCCGAACCGGCAAACCAAAAACCTTTTCGGCCACCTGCGTCATACCTTCAAGATT from Nitrospinota bacterium carries:
- a CDS encoding glycosyltransferase family 2 protein, producing MANRPYLSVVIPVYNEEKNIPLLLEELARHLAPYDYELIFIDDGCVDKSYEILKEKRESNRRIKIIRFNGNYGQHAAFAAGFQVAKGDLVAMIDSDLQNDPAELPRFINEIENNGFAAAFGWRVNRENSFFMRRIPSKMFNFMRNRFLKHPLHDYGCALNVFRREFIDELSDNLDFLKHITTYIASKGVPVTEVKIQERKRSEGKSRYNFMRLLQLSLDLLITSASKPIATTILMATAALSVLLCFTAFIVGYPALKSGEVTLLEYIIYPYMFFMGGLVSAVLALINERASGLFRHLLKKPVYIVKEFLE
- a CDS encoding chemotaxis protein, which encodes MMSKTGILLESGTNELEIVEFQINYNDEHGNIVPSYYGVNVAKVKEIIKTPPKFSDVPKAHPSIIGVINLRGKIIPIVNLPQWLDKEDDGSTCKRVIITEFNRILTGFMVHEVARIHRVSWTSVETPAGIMNQAEKECITGMVKFDEKILMMLDFERIVSEINPDMGRVSKIDIRSSGKRAGKTIFIAEDSAFVRKQMSEMLKTAGYRVFTASNGREALTKLTTAAEEARKSSRQIKSYLNLIITDIEMPAMDGLHLVTNLKKHDVLKDVPVVVYSSLVTDENKKKWKSIGVDHFLSKPDLAKLVHHVDRLAK
- a CDS encoding GAF domain-containing protein — encoded protein: MNKRNVELARKIVNRDLRKDNFVLREKLTFVVQSNQKNYEILQKFNDVGDRILKCADLRSLVLETSEMIRKEFAISAVTFCLDRRFEKYLGKQKVENGELNDALFERLFYMDREKLAEMRGASGLPILRGDLEHGSVDHFGFRLFRRVKSEAIVPLFHLGDNIGTLNLGCNTPSRYRSGTPVDFLTQMAKILSLTISIHELKSQLNDHVKNVN
- the ftsZ gene encoding cell division protein FtsZ, encoding MGKDKDTLKVEQPLFNFASDANRSAKIMVVGCGGGGGNAVLAMMSNSIEGVEFVICNTDSQALYRSNVPVKIQIGKNLTRGLGAGGNPEVGKKAALEDIEAISAILDGADMVFVTAGMGGGTGTGAAPIVASIAKDKGALTVGVVTKPFSFEGKKRSLQADMGLKELEKCTDTLITIPNQRLLGIVDKKTSLLDAFTTADSVLVNAVKGISNLITVHGHVNLDFADVQTIMSEMGQALMGSGIAVGDNKAIEAAQKAIHSPLLEEASIKGAKGILINITGGPDMTLYEVNEAAMEIQRNAHEDANIIFGSVIDPTFKEEIMVTVIATGFDPEAARREEMLEAKKAEEARVAKEEAVKTKQNLMSLPRVKQEKHAISMDFDEFTDPVEIPTFMRRQAD